CTCGCCGATCTCGGCGCCGAGCGAGATCGAGACGCCCTTGGGCTCGATGCCCCGGACGAACTCGGTGAAATGCGCGGTCAGCTCCGCGTTGACGCGCTGCTGGTCCTCGACCGTCGCCAGCGACAGGTCGACCACCGTCGAGGCGTCGATGTCGATGCTGTACATGCCGGCCGCGACCTGCTCGCGCATGATGTTTTCGAGCTTGCGGACTTCGGCCTTCGGATCGGCGAGATAGGCCTTGGCGTTGATCTGGTCGTGGTCGGCCTGGAGGAAGACCGGGCCGGTGTGACCCTCGCGCAGCGCTGCGGCGAGCACCGCCGCGGCGTACTCCAGCGGCGGTTGCTGGGCATAGAGCGCCTCGCCCACCGCCTGCTCGAAGATGAAGAGCTTGGAATCGAGTTCCCTGCCGGCGCGGAAGACGGCGCGGCAGGTGTGATAGCTCCAGCCGCGCAGGTTCATCGCCGGCACCGTCTTGCCCGACCATTTGCCGGCGGCGCAGGCGAGATAGAGCTCCTGGACCGATGCCGGCACGATGCCGGCGGCATGGGCCGCCTCGCGGATCGCCCAGATCGCCACCGCGCGGGTTTCCGGCTCGGCCAGTGCCGCCGTCTGCGCCCAGCGGTCGATCATCGTCTCGGGGGGCCGCTTGCTTTTGCTGAAGTCGGGTGAGGGACCGGAAAGATCGACACCGATCGTCTTGAGGTCGTCGGTCAGCTCAGCGAGCGAGGCGCATGCCATGGGTCATACCTTCGAAAACGGCTTCGAAACGGAGAGCATCGGCGGGCTTCCGGGCCTCCGGCGAGGCTGGTCGGACCGCTGCCTCGTCACGTTCGCAATCAATGCATGGGGTTTTCGTTATCGCAAGTAATATTATCGTTTTCGCGCATTGCAGCATAGATCATGTTGCAATGCGTAATCGATCCGGACTTCAATTCGGATACGTTTCGCCGCTCGTCAGCAGGGCCTGGACGGCGGCGCGATCAGGCATGCCGTCCCAGCCATTGCCACGCTCGGCCTTGAGCGCCGCCACGGCCGCCGCCAGGCGCGCCGCCTCGACGGGGCTTTGTCCTTCGCAGAGGCCGAGCGCGTAGGCGCCATGGAAGACGTCGCCGCAGCCAGTCGTATCCTTCGCCGCGACCTTGAACGCGGGGACGCTGACGAGATCGCCGCCGATCAGCCAGAGGCTGCCGGCGCTGCCGCGCGTCACGGCGAAGACCTTGTCGGAGCCGTTGGCGCAGCGCCGCAGCAACTCCTCCGCCGGGCCATCGCCGGCGAAATCGCGCAGGCCCTCGGCCGAGAACACGATGTTGTCGGCCTTGGCGATCAGTCGGCGATTATCCTCCGGCGTGCCACCGTCGACATCGAGGACGCTCGGAATGCCCGCCTCATGGGCGCGGTCGAGCACGACCGCCGCGGCAGCCGGCCAGCGCGTATCGGCCAGCACGGAGCCCGCCTGGGCAAGCCCGTCCTTCGGCAGCACGCTCGCATCCTGCGAGAGGCTGCGCCGGTTCGAGACGATGCTGCGTTCGCCGCGCCGGTCGACCAGGACGATTGCCCGCAGCGTGCGTCCCTCCGGCAGGATGGCGACGCCGCTGCAGTCGACGCCATGGCCGCGCAGCAGGCGCAGGCCGGTTTCGCCAGCCGCGTCGGCGCCGACGCGGCCCCAATACGCGGCCTCACCGCCGAGATGGCAGATCGCCACCGCCGCGGTCGCCGCCGGTCCGCCGAAGCGCTCGGCATAACCCAGCACGCCGGTCTTGATGCCGGCCGAGGGCAGGGCTTCGACCTCGAAGACTTCGTCCTGGACGAGGTTGCCGACGCAGACGATCCGGCGGCCGCTCATGCCCGGCATCCCTTGCCGGGACGGGCGATCGATTGGATGAGGCGCGCATGGCGGCGTATCCGCCGGCTCCCTGGCCGCGTGGTCAGCATGTTTCGTCCCGCCGGATCTGGTTCTCTGTCGTGCCGGCAGGATCCGGTTGCGCGGCGGCGCGATGATGCCTTACGCTTTCACTTTCGC
This sequence is a window from Bosea vestrisii. Protein-coding genes within it:
- a CDS encoding class II fructose-bisphosphate aldolase, which encodes MACASLAELTDDLKTIGVDLSGPSPDFSKSKRPPETMIDRWAQTAALAEPETRAVAIWAIREAAHAAGIVPASVQELYLACAAGKWSGKTVPAMNLRGWSYHTCRAVFRAGRELDSKLFIFEQAVGEALYAQQPPLEYAAAVLAAALREGHTGPVFLQADHDQINAKAYLADPKAEVRKLENIMREQVAAGMYSIDIDASTVVDLSLATVEDQQRVNAELTAHFTEFVRGIEPKGVSISLGAEIGEVGHENTTPEELRAFMSVYLEEMAKRSAKLPIVSKISINSGTYHGGKVLPDGTLAEVNVDYELLKTISTICRKDYNMAGAVQHGASTLPGTQLAKLPKAEAVEVHLALGFNNLIFDHPALPQALRDQIREYTFANHLSEKGASETDAQFFYNTRKKSWKVMKKPFWEMPKEAETAIMASLQEMFRNMFTWMNVGGTSRLVDENTTLVKVAPPVPEALRKARAA
- a CDS encoding PfkB family carbohydrate kinase translates to MSGRRIVCVGNLVQDEVFEVEALPSAGIKTGVLGYAERFGGPAATAAVAICHLGGEAAYWGRVGADAAGETGLRLLRGHGVDCSGVAILPEGRTLRAIVLVDRRGERSIVSNRRSLSQDASVLPKDGLAQAGSVLADTRWPAAAAVVLDRAHEAGIPSVLDVDGGTPEDNRRLIAKADNIVFSAEGLRDFAGDGPAEELLRRCANGSDKVFAVTRGSAGSLWLIGGDLVSVPAFKVAAKDTTGCGDVFHGAYALGLCEGQSPVEAARLAAAVAALKAERGNGWDGMPDRAAVQALLTSGETYPN